In Chlamydia serpentis, the following are encoded in one genomic region:
- a CDS encoding DUF5422 family protein: MGFKSICKQGAQLYLDDIFPERMLARKMQKHAERYPKTAIAIEILVSVILGLLKVLLIPCASAYACASLPLRALFNCIKTKSCQNLPSYCMAWIFNLMTIAITVGLIFSLIFIPPPVVFVSLGILISLTTSASLFQTHKNLFPDHILTPSNDYIPLISEAYFDQDN, translated from the coding sequence ATGGGCTTTAAAAGTATCTGCAAACAGGGTGCTCAACTATACCTGGATGACATTTTTCCAGAACGTATGCTCGCTCGCAAGATGCAAAAGCATGCTGAGCGTTATCCCAAAACTGCAATAGCTATAGAAATACTCGTCTCTGTAATTCTAGGACTTCTTAAGGTTCTCCTAATTCCCTGTGCTTCTGCTTATGCTTGCGCTTCCCTACCTCTACGAGCTCTCTTTAACTGCATAAAAACAAAAAGCTGTCAAAATCTGCCCTCCTATTGTATGGCTTGGATATTTAATCTTATGACTATTGCAATTACTGTTGGGCTAATCTTTAGCCTAATCTTTATTCCCCCTCCAGTAGTTTTTGTCTCCCTGGGAATCCTCATATCTTTAACTACTAGTGCCTCATTATTCCAGACTCATAAGAATCTTTTCCCCGACCATATACTGACTCCGTCTAATGACTATATACCTCTGATAAGTGAAGCTTACTTTGATCAAGATAATTAA
- a CDS encoding cell division protein ZapA translates to MSVNLNGVFPSALPEEPADLFVTNKEIIALEKKGIVFLKKSIPLHIAAMTILIIVALAGIAVICVGYYVQGIFEIAVGLVLTILAFFCLQAFVGLIKLTRRLPEELNTAVEFIRGIARPVSSLKLVSDAQKKTTENTLRLYQELTSLTDKEAKLKGSLHTILLGLQSKRDRDSQRRSQEET, encoded by the coding sequence GTGTCCGTTAATTTAAATGGTGTTTTTCCTTCAGCTCTTCCAGAAGAACCCGCGGATTTATTCGTAACGAATAAAGAAATCATAGCTTTAGAGAAGAAAGGGATAGTTTTTCTTAAAAAATCCATTCCCTTGCATATTGCTGCGATGACTATTTTGATCATAGTCGCTCTTGCAGGAATTGCTGTTATCTGCGTAGGCTACTACGTTCAAGGCATTTTTGAAATTGCTGTTGGATTAGTCCTTACTATTTTGGCATTTTTCTGCTTACAAGCTTTTGTAGGACTTATTAAATTAACTAGAAGGCTCCCTGAAGAATTAAATACAGCAGTAGAGTTTATCAGAGGAATAGCACGACCAGTATCATCTTTAAAGCTTGTGAGCGATGCACAAAAAAAAACCACAGAAAATACATTGAGATTATATCAAGAACTCACCTCGCTTACAGATAAAGAGGCAAAACTTAAGGGCTCTCTACACACGATTCTTTTGGGGCTTCAGTCAAAACGAGATAGAGATAGTCAGCGACGAAGTCAGGAGGAAACATGA
- a CDS encoding ATP-dependent Clp protease ATP-binding subunit, whose amino-acid sequence MFEKFTNRAKQVIKLAKKEAQRLNHNYLGTEHILLGLLKLGQGVAVNVLRNLGVDFDTARQEVERLIGYGPEIQVYGDPALTGRVKKSFESANEEASLLEHNYVGTEHLLLGILHQSDSVALQVLENLHIDAREVRKEILKELETFNLQLPPSSSSSSRNTPPSSKASLGHTLSADKGDKLSALKAYGYDLTEMFREAKLDPVIGRASEVERLILILCRRRKNNPVLIGEAGVGKTAIVEGLAQKIILNEVPDALRKKRLITLDLALMIAGTKYRGQFEERIKAVMDEVRKHGNILLFIDELHTIVGAGAAEGAIDASNILKPALARGEIQCIGATTIDEYRKHIEKDAALERRFQKIVVHPPSVDETIEILRGLKKKYEEHHNVFITEEALKAAATLSDQYVHGRFLPDKAIDLLDEAGARVRVNTMGQPTELMKLEAEIENTRLAKEQAIGTQEYEKAAGLRDEEKKLRERLQSMKQEWENHKEEHQVPVDEEAVAQVVSLQTGIPSARLTEAESEKLLKLEDTLRRKVIGQNEAVTSICRAIRRSRTGIKDPNRPTGSFLFLGPTGVGKSLLAQQIAIEMFGGEDALIQVDMSEYMEKFAATKMMGSPPGYVGHEEGGHLTEQVRRRPYCVVLFDEIEKAHPDIMDLMLQILEQGRLTDSFGRKVDFRHAIIIMTSNLGADLIRKSGEIGFGLKSHMDYKVIQEKIENAMKKHLKPEFINRLDESVIFRPLEKESLSEIIHLEINKLDSRLKNYQMALNIPDSVISFLVTKGHSPEMGARPLRRVIEQYLEDPLAELLLKESCRQEARKLRATLVENRVAFEREEEQEPQEVINP is encoded by the coding sequence ATGTTTGAGAAGTTTACTAATAGAGCAAAACAAGTGATTAAATTGGCCAAAAAAGAGGCTCAGCGTTTAAATCACAACTATCTAGGCACTGAGCATATTCTGCTTGGCCTTCTCAAACTGGGCCAAGGCGTAGCTGTTAATGTATTACGTAACCTTGGTGTAGACTTTGATACGGCAAGGCAAGAAGTTGAGCGCCTGATTGGCTATGGTCCTGAAATCCAAGTCTATGGAGATCCTGCACTTACAGGGAGAGTAAAAAAATCTTTTGAATCAGCAAACGAAGAAGCTAGTCTCTTAGAACATAATTATGTAGGCACCGAGCATTTGTTGTTAGGAATCCTACATCAATCCGATAGTGTCGCTTTACAAGTATTAGAAAATTTACATATTGATGCTAGAGAGGTCCGTAAGGAAATTCTTAAAGAATTAGAAACTTTCAATCTACAACTACCCCCTTCCTCTTCTTCTTCATCTCGAAATACCCCCCCCTCTTCAAAAGCTTCTCTAGGCCATACCCTAAGCGCAGACAAAGGTGATAAGCTTTCTGCGTTAAAAGCATACGGCTATGATTTAACCGAAATGTTTAGGGAGGCAAAGCTCGACCCTGTCATTGGCCGTGCTTCAGAAGTCGAGCGATTGATTTTAATTCTTTGTCGAAGAAGAAAAAATAACCCTGTACTTATTGGAGAAGCTGGAGTCGGTAAGACTGCGATTGTAGAAGGTCTTGCTCAAAAGATTATTCTTAATGAAGTCCCTGATGCATTACGCAAAAAGCGTTTGATTACACTAGATCTTGCTCTAATGATTGCTGGAACAAAATATCGTGGGCAATTTGAAGAACGCATCAAAGCAGTCATGGATGAGGTGCGTAAGCATGGGAATATCCTCTTATTCATTGATGAGCTCCACACAATTGTAGGTGCAGGAGCAGCTGAAGGAGCTATAGATGCCTCAAATATTTTAAAACCTGCGCTAGCTCGAGGTGAAATTCAATGTATCGGGGCAACTACTATAGATGAGTACCGCAAACATATAGAAAAAGATGCAGCTTTAGAGCGTCGTTTCCAAAAAATCGTCGTTCATCCTCCTAGCGTAGATGAGACTATTGAAATCCTCCGCGGTCTCAAAAAGAAGTATGAAGAACATCATAATGTCTTTATTACTGAAGAGGCTTTAAAAGCAGCAGCGACTCTCTCAGATCAATATGTTCATGGACGTTTTCTTCCAGACAAAGCTATTGATCTTTTAGATGAAGCTGGTGCTCGTGTTCGTGTGAATACTATGGGTCAGCCTACAGAGCTAATGAAGCTAGAGGCGGAAATAGAGAATACAAGGTTAGCAAAAGAACAAGCGATTGGTACGCAAGAATACGAAAAAGCCGCAGGGTTACGTGATGAAGAGAAGAAGCTACGTGAACGTCTTCAAAGTATGAAACAAGAATGGGAAAACCATAAGGAAGAACACCAAGTTCCTGTCGATGAAGAAGCTGTAGCTCAAGTCGTTTCACTACAAACAGGAATCCCCTCAGCAAGACTTACAGAAGCTGAAAGTGAAAAACTACTGAAGTTAGAGGACACATTACGTAGAAAAGTAATTGGTCAAAATGAGGCGGTTACCAGCATCTGTCGTGCGATAAGGCGTTCTCGAACAGGCATTAAGGATCCTAACAGACCTACAGGTTCTTTCCTATTTCTTGGGCCTACAGGCGTAGGAAAAAGCTTGCTTGCACAACAAATTGCGATAGAAATGTTTGGTGGTGAGGATGCTTTAATTCAAGTAGACATGTCGGAATACATGGAAAAATTTGCCGCAACTAAAATGATGGGGTCGCCTCCAGGATATGTAGGGCATGAAGAAGGAGGACACCTTACTGAACAGGTCCGCCGACGTCCTTATTGTGTGGTTCTGTTTGATGAAATAGAAAAAGCCCATCCCGATATTATGGATTTAATGCTACAAATTTTAGAGCAAGGACGGCTTACGGATTCTTTTGGTCGAAAAGTCGATTTTCGTCATGCGATTATTATTATGACCTCCAACTTAGGAGCTGATCTCATCCGCAAAAGCGGAGAAATCGGTTTTGGCCTAAAATCTCATATGGATTACAAGGTAATTCAAGAAAAAATTGAAAATGCGATGAAGAAACATCTGAAGCCTGAATTCATTAATCGTTTAGATGAAAGTGTAATTTTCCGTCCTTTAGAGAAAGAATCCTTATCTGAGATCATTCATTTGGAAATTAATAAGCTTGACTCAAGGCTTAAAAACTACCAAATGGCTTTAAATATTCCTGATTCTGTCATCTCTTTCCTGGTCACTAAGGGGCATTCCCCAGAAATGGGAGCTCGTCCTCTACGTCGTGTGATTGAGCAATATCTTGAGGATCCTCTAGCCGAGTTGTTGCTGAAAGAATCCTGCCGTCAAGAAGCTCGAAAGCTGCGGGCTACTCTAGTAGAAAATCGTGTTGCTTTTGAAAGAGAAGAGGAGCAAGAACCCCAAGAAGTTATCAATCCTTAA
- a CDS encoding polymorphic outer membrane protein middle domain-containing protein, protein MKHSLHWLFTSSALFLSLSPLMAAETSLSSSDNYDGGGSAFNAKETSDSSGTIYKLSSDVSIKNVTTTNPTDKSCFTNSGGTLNFVGEGHSLTLQNIGLTIDGAAINNTNTALSFSGLSLLLIDSAPGSSTSGGNGAISVTNTSGGSVAFTENTSITLQNNSSAKDGAAISAYNISVIKTITAVLIDKNGSTKNGGAFCTTANTAIQENVGTITLTSNTATEKGGAIYSKASDSKLATNTGVVIFKANTAKIGGAWCSDDNLNLMNNTSVLFQQNQANATGSPTDQEGCGGAICNYLTAAAGKTGLTVSGNQEMSFTSNTATVSGGAIYATKCALSANDTITFDKNSAETSGGAIFTTSEDFSLTENTGIVTFSANTAKTAGALYSTGNTSFTKNKALVFSGNSATATTTANQDGCGGAILCNIADSDIATKSLLITENQSVNFSENSATASGGAIYATKCALSGSQSLTFENNTAGTSGGAIYSKMLSITANGSISFTNNSAGKGGAIYITDNGELSLEAIDGDIIFSGNRATQGTSTPNSIHLSTGAKISKLVAAPGRTIYFYDPITMETPGSGGVIPELVINPVIVKAVIPPQAQPKNAPIASVPVQPITPPNLNSGTIVFSSEKLSTEDASIPNNTTTILNQKINLAGGRVILKEGATLQVYSFTQNPNSVVFMDAGTTLETTKTSNNDGSITLTNLSVNLDALDGQRMVKVAVNSTTGSLKISGDLKFHNNEANFYDNPGLKNNLDLPFLDLSSTSGTVNLDDFNPLPSGMTTPTYGYQGKWSLVPKVESTGKVILVAEWQALGYSPKPELQASLVPNSLWNAYVNVRTIQQNIATAMLENPKRPGIWVGGIFNAFHQDKDKENAGFRLISGGYVIGGSMSTPEENTFAVAFSQLFAKSKDYVISNIKSQAYTGTVYAESSYILPLHTSLRRHVLSKIFPELPKETPLILHGQVSYARNHHNMTTKPADNTNRKSDWDSHSFAAQIGGSLPIDLNYRYVSSYSPYLTLQIVSVNQKGFKEQAPDPRSFGDSHLINFSIPMGITLKRASANLPTTWHLALGYIIDAYRDDPDCLTSLGNGTSWTTWATNLSRQAFFTEASAHHKVSHNFECFASGGCEFRSSSRSYNANCGTRYSF, encoded by the coding sequence ATGAAACATTCTTTGCATTGGCTATTTACCTCTTCAGCTCTTTTTCTCTCCTTATCTCCATTAATGGCAGCAGAAACGAGTCTCTCTTCATCCGACAATTATGACGGAGGAGGCTCTGCTTTTAATGCGAAAGAAACTTCTGACTCTTCGGGAACTATTTATAAACTCTCTAGTGACGTTTCTATCAAAAATGTAACTACAACGAATCCTACTGATAAAAGCTGTTTTACCAATAGCGGAGGAACCTTAAACTTTGTTGGAGAAGGACACTCCCTGACTCTACAAAACATAGGGCTTACCATCGATGGCGCTGCGATTAACAATACCAATACTGCTCTCTCTTTCTCTGGATTATCATTACTTTTAATAGATTCAGCTCCTGGATCAAGCACTTCAGGAGGTAATGGGGCTATTTCTGTTACAAATACTTCTGGGGGTAGTGTTGCTTTTACTGAAAACACAAGTATAACACTTCAAAATAATTCTTCAGCCAAAGATGGAGCTGCGATTTCTGCATATAACATTAGTGTAATCAAAACTATAACAGCAGTTTTAATAGATAAAAATGGCAGCACCAAAAATGGTGGTGCCTTCTGTACTACAGCAAATACTGCTATCCAAGAAAATGTAGGTACTATCACCTTGACTAGCAATACTGCAACAGAGAAAGGCGGAGCTATCTATTCGAAGGCTAGTGATAGCAAACTTGCTACAAATACAGGGGTGGTTATCTTCAAAGCTAATACTGCGAAAATAGGGGGCGCCTGGTGTTCTGATGATAATCTTAACCTTATGAATAACACTAGTGTGCTTTTTCAACAAAATCAAGCGAATGCTACAGGATCTCCAACAGATCAAGAGGGTTGCGGAGGAGCTATCTGCAATTATCTTACAGCAGCAGCAGGGAAAACTGGCCTGACTGTTTCTGGAAACCAAGAAATGTCCTTCACTAGCAATACTGCAACAGTAAGTGGCGGAGCTATTTATGCTACTAAATGTGCCTTATCAGCAAACGACACAATTACTTTCGATAAAAATTCTGCAGAAACTTCAGGAGGAGCCATTTTTACAACTTCCGAAGATTTTAGCCTTACAGAAAACACGGGAATAGTTACCTTTAGTGCAAATACTGCTAAAACAGCAGGTGCCCTCTATTCTACAGGAAATACCTCTTTCACTAAAAACAAGGCCCTAGTATTTTCTGGAAACTCTGCAACAGCAACGACCACTGCAAACCAAGATGGTTGTGGTGGAGCTATCCTCTGCAATATTGCTGATTCTGATATAGCTACAAAGAGTTTACTCATCACTGAAAACCAGAGTGTAAATTTCTCTGAAAACTCTGCAACAGCAAGTGGTGGAGCTATTTACGCTACTAAATGTGCCTTATCAGGTAGCCAGTCTCTAACTTTTGAGAATAACACGGCTGGAACTTCTGGAGGAGCTATTTACTCAAAGATGTTATCGATCACTGCGAATGGCTCTATTTCATTTACCAATAACTCGGCCGGGAAGGGAGGAGCTATTTATATAACGGATAATGGGGAACTCTCTTTAGAAGCTATAGACGGTGATATTATCTTTTCAGGAAACCGCGCTACTCAAGGAACTTCTACACCAAACTCGATTCATCTCAGCACAGGAGCTAAGATTTCTAAACTTGTCGCAGCTCCTGGTCGTACGATTTACTTTTATGACCCCATTACTATGGAAACTCCTGGATCTGGAGGGGTTATACCAGAACTGGTAATCAATCCTGTGATTGTAAAAGCTGTTATTCCTCCTCAAGCACAACCAAAAAATGCCCCTATAGCGTCTGTTCCTGTACAGCCTATAACACCTCCAAATCTAAACTCTGGGACTATAGTATTTTCTTCTGAAAAGCTTTCGACTGAAGATGCATCTATCCCTAACAACACCACGACAATACTTAACCAAAAGATCAACTTGGCAGGAGGCCGTGTCATTTTAAAAGAGGGGGCAACTTTACAGGTATACTCTTTCACTCAAAATCCTAATTCTGTAGTGTTTATGGATGCAGGCACCACCTTAGAAACTACAAAAACTAGTAATAATGACGGGAGTATCACTTTAACAAATCTTTCTGTAAATTTGGATGCCCTAGATGGTCAACGCATGGTAAAAGTTGCGGTAAATAGCACAACAGGAAGCCTAAAAATCTCTGGAGATCTGAAATTTCACAATAATGAAGCTAACTTCTATGATAATCCTGGGTTGAAAAATAACCTAGACCTTCCTTTCTTAGATCTATCCTCTACTTCAGGAACTGTAAATCTAGATGACTTCAATCCGCTTCCTAGTGGTATGACTACCCCAACTTACGGCTATCAAGGAAAATGGTCTCTTGTTCCGAAAGTCGAATCTACAGGGAAAGTCATTTTAGTCGCAGAATGGCAAGCATTAGGATATTCTCCTAAACCTGAATTGCAAGCCAGCCTAGTTCCTAATAGCCTTTGGAATGCGTATGTTAATGTCCGCACTATACAACAAAACATAGCAACTGCGATGTTGGAAAATCCTAAACGTCCAGGCATATGGGTTGGAGGAATTTTTAATGCCTTCCATCAAGATAAAGATAAAGAAAACGCAGGATTTCGCCTGATTTCAGGAGGTTATGTTATTGGGGGCAGCATGAGCACCCCTGAAGAAAACACCTTTGCTGTTGCTTTTAGCCAACTCTTTGCTAAATCTAAAGATTACGTGATCTCTAATATTAAATCTCAAGCATATACAGGAACTGTTTACGCTGAGAGCTCTTATATCCTTCCTCTCCATACTTCTTTACGTCGTCATGTTTTGTCTAAAATTTTTCCAGAGTTACCTAAAGAAACTCCTCTTATTCTTCATGGTCAGGTCTCCTATGCTAGAAACCACCATAATATGACGACAAAGCCAGCTGACAATACAAATAGAAAGTCTGACTGGGATAGTCATAGTTTTGCTGCGCAAATCGGCGGTTCATTGCCTATAGACTTAAATTATAGATATGTTAGTAGCTACTCTCCATACTTGACACTCCAAATTGTTAGCGTAAATCAAAAAGGGTTCAAAGAACAGGCTCCTGATCCCAGAAGCTTTGGAGATAGTCATCTAATTAATTTCTCTATTCCGATGGGAATTACACTGAAGCGTGCCTCAGCAAATCTACCAACCACGTGGCATCTTGCCTTAGGCTATATCATAGATGCCTATAGAGATGACCCTGACTGTCTTACATCCCTAGGAAATGGAACATCATGGACTACATGGGCTACAAATTTATCAAGGCAAGCTTTCTTTACAGAAGCTTCCGCGCATCATAAGGTGTCTCATAATTTTGAGTGTTTTGCTTCTGGAGGCTGTGAATTTCGCAGTTCCTCAAGAAGTTACAATGCAAATTGCGGCACTCGTTACTCATTTTAA
- a CDS encoding IncV family inclusion membrane protein, translating into MSHSPINPLGERQVPTTTPPQSSRLGERLKTSSTGLFRRFITVPDRHPKMRYVYDIGIIAIAVISIISLLIATQGQGLMVYALIPALALGALGVTMLISDVIGTPKAKKVAEAMTAIIVPMIVLAIAAGLIAGACAVSGGTVLVFANPMFIMGLITVGLYFMSLNKLTLNYFRTACLIKEQRKTQNTVDPIILRPATVDDAKKVFSENKKDIAADAQRQRRDGGRRQDNRIRRVRRHSQGSIDFRSRGKTATTSSSEQKTNLDEFIRRNTTGFGSTESILSSSPQLQERRSTLSNHSKMSLFMPIQPASSSINFSIPNSVHPEPLHPSKEESSSSYRVTSSSRRSSRDSSRDDRDEQGKQQQKENKNKKQSKKKGKKTDSSSKASSSRSSSPSLSPTNPFYESLSPSFDQNNPFSDGYDDREGNNN; encoded by the coding sequence ATGAGTCACTCACCTATAAATCCCTTAGGGGAACGACAAGTTCCTACGACAACCCCACCCCAGTCTTCTCGTCTAGGAGAACGTCTAAAAACGTCATCTACCGGGTTATTTCGTCGCTTCATTACGGTTCCTGATCGTCACCCTAAAATGCGTTATGTCTATGACATAGGCATCATTGCCATTGCGGTAATCTCTATCATTTCGCTTCTTATTGCTACACAAGGACAAGGCCTTATGGTCTATGCCCTTATCCCAGCACTTGCCTTGGGAGCTTTGGGGGTTACTATGCTTATTTCTGATGTTATAGGGACTCCTAAAGCAAAGAAAGTCGCGGAAGCAATGACAGCCATTATCGTTCCTATGATTGTATTAGCAATTGCCGCAGGCCTAATTGCAGGAGCTTGTGCTGTCTCTGGAGGGACAGTCCTAGTCTTTGCCAATCCTATGTTTATCATGGGATTAATTACTGTGGGACTGTATTTTATGTCATTAAACAAGTTGACTTTAAATTATTTTCGGACAGCATGCCTTATAAAAGAGCAGAGAAAGACTCAGAATACTGTAGATCCTATTATACTACGTCCGGCAACAGTTGATGATGCAAAGAAGGTCTTCTCTGAAAATAAAAAAGATATTGCTGCAGATGCACAAAGACAACGAAGAGATGGTGGACGTAGACAGGACAATCGAATACGTAGAGTCCGTCGTCACTCCCAGGGATCTATAGATTTTAGATCACGAGGGAAAACAGCGACGACATCCTCATCTGAACAAAAAACAAACCTTGATGAATTCATACGACGAAACACCACTGGTTTTGGATCTACTGAAAGTATTCTTTCATCTTCTCCTCAATTACAAGAAAGAAGGAGTACGCTAAGCAACCATTCTAAAATGTCGCTATTCATGCCAATACAACCAGCATCCTCATCAATAAATTTTTCAATACCGAATTCGGTACATCCCGAACCCCTGCATCCTAGCAAAGAAGAAAGCTCTTCATCTTATCGAGTCACCTCTTCTTCCCGTCGTTCATCTCGGGATTCTTCTAGAGACGATAGAGATGAACAGGGGAAACAACAGCAAAAAGAAAATAAGAATAAGAAACAGTCTAAGAAAAAAGGGAAGAAAACTGATTCTTCTAGCAAAGCCTCATCCTCAAGATCTTCTTCCCCAAGTCTCAGTCCAACAAATCCATTTTACGAATCATTATCACCATCGTTTGATCAAAATAATCCCTTTTCTGACGGTTATGACGATCGAGAAGGGAATAACAATTAA
- the mnmA gene encoding tRNA 2-thiouridine(34) synthase MnmA produces MERTVIVAMSGGVDSSVVAYLFKKFTSYKVIGLFMKNWEEKTEDGLCSSIQDYEDVERVCLQLDIPYYTVSFAKEYRERVFTRFLREYSLGYTPNPDILCNREIKFDLLQKKVRELGGDYLATGHYCRLNIGSQGPQLMRGLDIHKDQSYFLSGTPKGFFHNVLFPLGKMNKTQVRAIAAEAALATAEKKDSTGICFIGKRPFKDFLEKFIPNKVGNIIDWDTKEVIGKHEGAHYYTVGQRRGLDLGGSEKPCYVIGKNIEENVVYIVRGEDHPQLYLQELTARELNWFVAPDSRYCCTAKVRYRSPDEECVLEHISDDEVRVRFSQPVKAVTPGQTIAFYHGEFCLGSGVIDVSMIPSKG; encoded by the coding sequence ATGGAACGAACCGTCATTGTAGCAATGTCAGGAGGTGTGGACTCTTCTGTTGTTGCTTACCTCTTTAAAAAATTTACTTCTTATAAAGTTATTGGTCTATTTATGAAGAATTGGGAAGAGAAGACCGAAGACGGTCTCTGCTCTTCTATCCAAGATTATGAAGATGTAGAGAGAGTTTGTCTTCAGTTGGACATTCCCTATTACACTGTATCTTTTGCTAAAGAATATAGAGAAAGAGTATTCACTCGCTTCCTAAGGGAATATTCCCTAGGCTATACTCCTAATCCAGACATCCTTTGTAATCGAGAAATCAAATTTGACCTTTTACAAAAAAAGGTTCGTGAATTAGGGGGAGATTACTTAGCTACAGGACACTATTGCCGATTAAATATAGGTTCTCAAGGTCCTCAACTGATGAGAGGCCTCGATATTCACAAAGACCAAAGCTATTTCTTATCGGGGACTCCTAAAGGCTTTTTTCACAATGTCTTATTCCCTTTGGGAAAAATGAACAAGACCCAAGTACGTGCGATTGCTGCTGAGGCAGCGCTCGCAACAGCAGAAAAAAAAGACAGTACAGGAATTTGCTTTATAGGTAAACGCCCTTTTAAAGACTTTCTAGAGAAATTTATTCCAAATAAAGTCGGGAATATTATCGATTGGGATACCAAGGAAGTTATAGGAAAACATGAGGGGGCCCACTACTATACTGTGGGGCAACGGCGAGGACTAGATCTTGGAGGATCAGAGAAACCTTGTTATGTTATAGGAAAGAATATAGAGGAAAATGTTGTCTACATTGTCAGAGGCGAAGATCATCCCCAGCTCTATCTTCAGGAATTAACAGCTAGAGAGTTGAATTGGTTTGTTGCCCCAGACTCAAGATATTGCTGTACTGCTAAAGTTCGTTACCGATCGCCTGATGAAGAATGTGTTCTAGAACACATTTCAGATGACGAAGTCAGAGTACGCTTTTCCCAACCTGTCAAAGCAGTGACTCCAGGACAAACTATAGCATTTTATCATGGAGAATTCTGCCTTGGCAGCGGAGTTATCGATGTCTCTATGATCCCATCCAAAGGTTAA